In Drosophila yakuba strain Tai18E2 chromosome X, Prin_Dyak_Tai18E2_2.1, whole genome shotgun sequence, a single genomic region encodes these proteins:
- the LOC6525569 gene encoding chymotrypsin-1 codes for MADPRITLGLGLLIFALLILHSTEATPQGRILGGEDVAQGEYPWSASVRYNKAHVCSGAIISNNHILTAAHCVSSVGITPVDASTLAVRVGTINQYAGGSIVNVKSVLIQPSYGNFLHDIAILELAESLVFDTRIAAIALPTKEEEEEATEDVDAELPNGTPVYVAGWGELADGTASYKQQKANYNTLSRSLCEYEAGYGYESVVCLSRAEGEGICRGDAGAAVIDDDQVLRGLTSFNFGPCGSKYPDVATRVSYYVNWIEANTQ; via the exons ATGGCTGATCCACGCATCACTCTGGGCCTCGGCCTGCTAATCTTTGCTCTGTTGATCCTCCACTCCACGGAGGCAACGCCACAAGGTCGCATTCTTGGCGGCGAGGACGTCGCCCAGGGCGAGTATCCATGGTCCGCATCCGTGCGTTACAACAAGGCGCACGTCTGCTCTGGTGCCATCATCTCCAACAACCACATCCTGACCGCCGCCCACTGTGTGTCCAGCGTGGGCATCACGCC TGTGGATGCCAGCACCTTGGCCGTCCGCGTGGGCACCATCAATCAGTACGCCGGCGGCAGCATTGTGAATGTGAAGAGCGTGCTCATCCAGCCATCGTATGGCAACTTCCTGCACGACATCGCCATTCTGGAGCTGGCCGAGTCCTTGGTCTTTGATACACGCATCGCTGCCATCGCACTGCCCACcaaagaggaggaggaggaggcgacGGAGGATGTGGACGCCGAGCTGCCCAACGGCACACCCGTCTATGTGGCCGGTTGGGGTGAACTTGCGGATGGCACCGCCTCCTACAAACAGCAGAAGGCCAACTACAATACGTTGAGCCGTTCGCTGTGCGAATATGAAGCCGGCTATGGCTACGAGTCCGTGGTGTGCCTCTCCAGAGCCGAGGGCGAGGGCATCTGTCGTGGTGATGCCGGCGCGGCCGTCATCGATGACGACCAGGTGCTACGCGGCTTGACCAGCTTCAACTTCGGACCCTGCGGCAGCAAGTATCCGGATGTGGCCACCCGCGTCTCCTACTACGTCAACTGGATCGAGGCCAACACCCAGTAA